The Gasterosteus aculeatus chromosome 17, fGasAcu3.hap1.1, whole genome shotgun sequence genome includes a window with the following:
- the mrto4 gene encoding mRNA turnover protein 4 homolog, which translates to MPKSKRDKKISLTKTAKKGLQSKQKLIEELRKCVDTYRNLFIFSVANMRNNKLKDIRTAWKHSRFFFGKNKVMAVALGKRDTDEYKDNLHKVSKYLQGEVGLLFTNKTKEEVQEYFDNFKEMDYARAGNRAQMDTTLDEGPLEQFPHSMEPQLRQLGLPTALKKGVVTLLKEHSVCKKGDVLTPEQARVLKLFGIEMAEFKVQIKCMWNSETGEFENVAGGEEPMQDDDDDDEDDAE; encoded by the exons ATGCCGAAGTCAAAGAGAgacaagaaaa TTTCGTTAACGAAAACAGCCAAGAAGGGACTGCAGTCAAAACAGAAATTAATCGAGGAG TTACGGAAATGTGTGGACACGTACAGAAACTTGTTCATATTCTCTGTGGCCAATATGAGAAATAACAAACTGAAAGATATCAGGACTGCGTGGAAACACAGCAG GTTCTTTTTCGGCAAAAATAAAGTCATGGCAGTTGCCCTGGGTAAACGAGATACGGACGAATACAAAGATAATTTGCACAAG GTCAGCAAGTATCTACAAGGAGAAGTGGGACTGCTATTCACtaataaaacaaaggaagagGTGCAAGA GTATTTTGATAATTTCAAAGAGATGGATTATGCAAGAGCAGGCAACCGTGCACAGATGGACACTACTCTGGATGAGGGACCCCTCGAACAGTTTCCTCACTCGATGGAGCCCCAGTTGAGACAACTAGGACTTCCGACTGCTCTCAAGAAAG GAGTGGTGACACTGCTGAAGGAGCATTCGGTCTGTAAGAAAGGAGATGTGCTTACTCCTGAGCAGGCTCGTGTTCTG AAACTCTTCGGCATCGAGATGGCAGAATTCAAGGTGCAGATCAAGTGTATGTGGAACTCTGAAACGGGCGAGTTTGAGAACGTTGCTGGTGGGGAAGAGCCCATGcaggacgacgacgatgatgacgaaGATGATGCAGAGTGA